A single region of the Nocardioides sp. W7 genome encodes:
- a CDS encoding tripartite tricarboxylate transporter substrate-binding protein: protein MLTATRAVAAAVALVAVTASAGCGVTRGDESRDLAMWIPNSPGGGYDQTGRAAVSVFDQTDITGGDFEVTNILGAGGSVALTRLMGASGDEHTLMTMGLGVVGSAYSFALPYKVTDATPIAQLIEDQEGVLVPADSPYQTIDDFVAAWQADPSGIAVGGGSSPGGPDHLFPMQLAEAVDIKPSDVRYVPYDGGGPLTSALLGEKIAVGFSGLGEFEGQIEAGELRVLAVSGEERLSGESVKDAPTLTESGIDLVFTNWRGVLAPPDISDERRDELIGFIEEMHATPEWEQALEDNGWTDALKTGDEFGEFLNEQDARVASTLEEVGLL from the coding sequence ATGCTGACGGCAACACGAGCGGTCGCGGCCGCGGTCGCGCTGGTCGCGGTGACCGCGTCCGCCGGGTGCGGAGTCACCCGGGGCGACGAGAGCCGCGACCTGGCGATGTGGATCCCCAACAGCCCCGGCGGGGGGTACGACCAGACCGGCCGCGCCGCGGTGAGCGTCTTCGACCAGACCGACATCACCGGCGGCGACTTCGAGGTCACCAACATCCTCGGCGCGGGCGGCTCGGTCGCCCTGACCCGGCTGATGGGCGCGTCCGGCGACGAGCACACGCTGATGACCATGGGTCTCGGCGTGGTGGGCTCGGCGTACTCCTTCGCCCTGCCCTACAAGGTCACCGACGCCACCCCGATCGCCCAGCTGATCGAGGACCAGGAGGGCGTGCTGGTGCCGGCGGACTCGCCGTACCAGACCATCGACGACTTCGTCGCGGCCTGGCAGGCCGACCCGTCCGGCATCGCCGTCGGCGGCGGCTCCAGCCCCGGCGGCCCCGACCACCTGTTCCCGATGCAGCTCGCCGAGGCGGTCGACATCAAGCCGTCGGACGTCCGCTACGTGCCGTACGACGGCGGCGGGCCGCTCACCAGCGCCCTGCTCGGCGAGAAGATCGCGGTCGGCTTCTCGGGTCTCGGCGAGTTCGAGGGCCAGATCGAGGCCGGCGAGCTGCGGGTGCTCGCCGTCTCCGGCGAGGAGCGGCTCTCGGGTGAGTCGGTCAAGGACGCGCCCACGCTGACCGAGTCGGGCATCGACCTGGTGTTCACCAACTGGCGCGGGGTGCTCGCGCCGCCGGACATCTCCGACGAGCGCCGCGACGAGCTGATCGGGTTCATCGAGGAGATGCACGCGACCCCGGAGTGGGAGCAGGCCCTCGAGGACAACGGCTGGACCGATGCGCTGAAGACCGGCGACGAGTTCGGCGAGTTCCTGAACGAACAGGACGCGCGCGTCGCGTCGACCCTGGAGGAGGTCGGTCTGCTGTGA
- a CDS encoding tripartite tricarboxylate transporter permease, with protein sequence MDSLNLLWGGLEAAVTPENLLWAALGVLLGTFVGVLPGIGPAMAVALLLPVTYGLEATQAFIMFAGIYYGGMYGGSTTSILLNTPGESASVMTAIEGNKMAKAGRAAQALATAAIGSFIAGTIGTMGVVFFAPALAEVAVKIGAPSYLAITVMALVLVTAVLGSSKLRGFIALFIGLTIGLVGLDLNTGQPRLSFGTTQLADRLDIVVVAVGIFALGEALWVAAHLRRTPLQITPVGQPFMGKEDWRRSWKPWLRGTALGFPFGAIPAGGAETPTFLSYLAEKKLTKHPEEFGKGAIEGVAGPEAANNASAAGTFVPLLAMGLPVTATATIMLAALQSYGIQPGPQLMTEQPDLVWTLLASLLIGNTMLLVLNLPLAPLWAKLLRVPRPYLYAGILFFASLGAYTVNLDAFDLFLLLIFGLLGLAMRRFGLPVLPLILGVILGPIMESKLREALALSGGDASGLVNEPLSVIVYVLIALFLAVPIAVRYLLPSRFDRTDDPTDGDPSDDRELVDR encoded by the coding sequence ATGGACAGCCTCAACCTGCTGTGGGGCGGCCTCGAAGCGGCCGTCACCCCCGAGAACCTGCTCTGGGCCGCGCTCGGCGTGCTGCTCGGCACCTTCGTCGGTGTGCTGCCGGGCATCGGCCCGGCCATGGCCGTGGCGCTGCTGCTGCCCGTGACCTACGGGCTGGAGGCCACCCAGGCCTTCATCATGTTCGCCGGCATCTACTACGGCGGCATGTACGGCGGGTCGACGACCTCGATCCTGCTCAACACCCCCGGTGAGTCGGCGTCGGTGATGACGGCGATCGAGGGCAACAAGATGGCCAAGGCGGGGCGGGCCGCGCAGGCGCTCGCCACCGCCGCCATCGGGTCGTTCATCGCCGGCACCATCGGGACCATGGGCGTGGTCTTCTTCGCCCCGGCGCTCGCCGAGGTGGCGGTCAAGATCGGCGCGCCGTCGTACCTCGCGATCACGGTGATGGCCCTGGTGCTGGTGACCGCGGTGCTCGGCAGCTCCAAGCTGCGTGGCTTCATCGCGCTCTTCATCGGCCTGACGATCGGCCTGGTGGGCCTGGACCTGAACACCGGGCAGCCGCGGCTGAGCTTCGGCACCACCCAGCTCGCCGACCGGCTCGACATCGTGGTGGTGGCGGTCGGCATCTTCGCGCTCGGCGAGGCCCTCTGGGTCGCCGCGCACCTGCGTCGTACGCCGTTGCAGATCACGCCGGTCGGCCAGCCCTTCATGGGCAAGGAGGACTGGAGGCGCTCGTGGAAGCCGTGGCTGCGGGGGACCGCGCTGGGCTTCCCGTTCGGCGCGATCCCGGCCGGCGGCGCCGAGACCCCGACCTTCCTGTCCTACCTGGCCGAGAAGAAGCTCACCAAGCACCCCGAGGAGTTCGGCAAGGGCGCCATCGAGGGCGTGGCGGGGCCGGAGGCGGCCAACAACGCCTCCGCGGCCGGCACCTTCGTGCCGCTGCTCGCGATGGGCCTGCCGGTCACCGCGACCGCCACGATCATGCTGGCCGCGCTGCAGAGCTACGGCATCCAGCCGGGGCCGCAGCTGATGACCGAGCAGCCCGACCTGGTCTGGACGCTGCTGGCCAGCCTGCTGATCGGCAACACCATGCTGCTCGTCCTCAACCTGCCGCTGGCGCCGCTGTGGGCGAAGCTGCTGCGGGTGCCGCGGCCCTACCTCTACGCCGGCATCCTCTTCTTCGCCTCGCTCGGTGCCTACACGGTCAACCTGGACGCCTTCGACCTGTTCCTGCTGCTGATCTTCGGGCTGCTCGGCCTGGCCATGCGCCGCTTCGGCCTGCCGGTGCTGCCGTTGATCCTCGGCGTGATCCTCGGGCCGATCATGGAGTCCAAGCTCCGCGAGGCGCTGGCCCTCTCCGGCGGGGACGCCTCCGGGCTGGTGAACGAGCCGCTGTCGGTGATCGTCTACGTGCTGATCGCCCTCTTCCTGGCGGTGCCGATCGCGGTTCGCTACCTCCTCCCGTCCCGCTTCGACAGGACCGACGACCCCACGGACGGCGACCCGTCCGACGATCGAGAGCTGGTGGACCGATGA
- a CDS encoding ATP-binding protein, which yields MSLAGQFLALQLAVLLVVLVVVSVFSVRQNDADFRDQRRDRMTSAAEAVASTAAVQDGLEGEPDRMALVFSLQQRADDVGASVAFLTDTDGTVLVSTDPTREGEAVDLGEQEVVGRRSFGETDDRGARAIAVSVPVIANNSPDDGPPAAGTLVGGVVMLETYPPLSERLDNAFDDLLIFLALGLALGGAGSWLLSRLIKRRTRGLEPAEIAALADQREALLTSIREGLVAISADGVVTVLSESARELLNLPPDAQGRPLDGLDLEPRVRDLLAGSDQVQDAVLLVDGRLVVVNRNPVEASGRSAGTVVTLRDRTELLAMQSELSARQGVTETLRAQTHEFSNQLHTISGLLQLQEYDEAGRLIGTLTRRRAEISDAVTGIVEDPAVAALLIAKTSLAAERRVELRLDEDSALPRLGPDLSADVGTVLGNLVDNAVDAVASTGEPGSVDVRLLVDGDELVLQVADTGPGVPTEQVASVFRRGFTTKPSDASGRGVGLALVQVVCERRGGSVSVHNEDGAVFTARLPAEDLHD from the coding sequence GTGTCGCTCGCCGGTCAGTTCCTGGCCCTCCAGCTCGCCGTGCTGCTGGTCGTCCTCGTCGTGGTCAGCGTGTTCTCGGTCCGGCAGAACGACGCGGACTTCCGCGACCAGCGACGTGACCGGATGACCTCGGCGGCCGAGGCGGTCGCCAGCACGGCGGCCGTCCAGGACGGCCTGGAGGGCGAGCCGGACCGGATGGCGCTGGTGTTCTCGCTCCAGCAGCGGGCCGACGACGTCGGCGCGTCGGTGGCCTTCCTGACCGACACCGACGGCACCGTGCTCGTCAGCACCGATCCCACCCGCGAGGGCGAGGCGGTCGACCTCGGCGAGCAGGAGGTGGTCGGGCGCCGCTCGTTCGGCGAGACAGACGACCGCGGCGCACGGGCGATCGCCGTGTCGGTACCGGTGATCGCCAACAACAGCCCCGACGACGGGCCGCCGGCGGCGGGCACCCTCGTGGGCGGGGTGGTGATGCTGGAGACGTACCCGCCCCTGAGCGAACGGCTCGACAACGCCTTCGACGACCTGCTGATCTTCCTCGCCCTCGGCCTCGCGCTCGGCGGCGCGGGCTCGTGGCTGCTGTCGCGCCTCATCAAGCGCCGTACCCGTGGCCTGGAGCCGGCCGAGATCGCCGCGCTGGCCGACCAGCGCGAGGCGCTGCTGACCTCGATCAGGGAGGGGTTGGTCGCGATCAGCGCCGACGGCGTCGTCACGGTGCTCAGCGAGAGCGCCCGCGAGCTGCTCAACCTGCCCCCCGACGCGCAGGGCCGGCCGCTCGACGGTCTCGACCTCGAGCCGCGGGTCCGCGACCTGCTGGCCGGGAGCGACCAGGTGCAGGACGCCGTGCTGCTCGTCGACGGCCGACTCGTCGTGGTCAACCGCAACCCGGTCGAGGCCTCCGGGCGCTCCGCCGGGACGGTCGTGACGCTCCGCGACCGCACCGAGCTGCTCGCCATGCAGAGCGAGCTCAGCGCGCGCCAGGGCGTCACCGAGACGCTGCGCGCCCAGACCCACGAGTTCAGCAACCAGCTGCACACCATCTCCGGTCTGCTCCAGCTGCAGGAGTACGACGAGGCCGGCCGGCTGATCGGCACCCTGACCCGGCGCCGCGCCGAGATCAGCGACGCCGTCACCGGGATCGTCGAGGACCCGGCCGTCGCCGCCCTGCTCATCGCCAAGACCAGCCTCGCCGCCGAGCGTCGGGTCGAGCTCCGGCTCGACGAGGACAGCGCACTCCCCCGACTCGGTCCCGACCTGTCGGCCGACGTCGGCACGGTGCTGGGCAACCTCGTCGACAACGCCGTAGACGCGGTGGCCTCCACCGGGGAGCCCGGGAGCGTCGACGTCCGGCTGCTCGTGGACGGCGACGAGCTCGTCCTCCAGGTGGCCGACACCGGACCCGGCGTACCGACCGAGCAGGTGGCCTCGGTCTTCCGCCGCGGCTTCACCACCAAGCCGTCGGACGCCAGCGGCCGCGGGGTGGGGCTCGCCCTCGTTCAGGTCGTGTGCGAGCGCCGGGGCGGCTCCGTCTCGGTGCACAACGAGGACGGCGCGGTCTTCACCGCCCGGCTCCCGGCCGAGGACCTCCATGATTGA
- a CDS encoding tripartite tricarboxylate transporter TctB family protein, which yields MTETSHETTPPATEPVRIDRAQFGLAGFLALLGGYTLYDATTLEVGFADPVGPRVFPYVIGSALLLLAVLLVIATLRGSRPEADDGEDIDLDTPADWVTVGKLVGVLVFTIATISVLGWAISGALLFAGAAWALGSTTLVRDVLVGIVMSVASWYGFYVGLGIPLSPGLLDGIL from the coding sequence GTGACCGAGACGAGCCACGAGACCACCCCGCCGGCCACCGAGCCGGTCCGGATCGACCGCGCCCAGTTCGGACTGGCCGGCTTCCTCGCCCTGCTGGGCGGCTACACCCTGTACGACGCCACCACCCTCGAGGTCGGGTTCGCCGACCCGGTGGGCCCGCGCGTGTTCCCGTACGTCATCGGCTCGGCGCTGCTCCTGCTGGCCGTGCTGCTGGTCATCGCGACCCTGCGCGGCTCGCGCCCGGAGGCCGACGACGGCGAGGACATCGACCTGGACACCCCCGCGGACTGGGTGACGGTCGGCAAGCTCGTCGGCGTCCTGGTCTTCACGATCGCGACCATCAGCGTGCTCGGCTGGGCCATCTCCGGGGCGCTGCTCTTCGCGGGCGCCGCCTGGGCGCTCGGCAGCACGACGCTGGTGCGGGACGTGCTCGTCGGCATCGTGATGTCGGTGGCCAGCTGGTACGGCTTCTACGTCGGTCTCGGCATCCCGCTCAGCCCCGGCCTCCTGGACGGGATCCTCTGA
- a CDS encoding DNA translocase FtsK: MATRTSSPPGSRSKSTSTSGSRGSGRSGSSTRARSTSTSRTSSSRTGKQPAKRPTKRAPAKSSRGRTSRPAPRAVRSGPGPVARLFTGLVRGLVAVWLAVAHGIGAAARGIGRSARDLDPAHRRDGAGLFLIGIALVVAAAVWFQPGGDVMGFTRTAVAGTVGKLGWFVPLVLVWTGWRTLRDPEQNGPVGRQVIGWTAVAFGVLGIVHVANGSPEPIDGDTGPLQDAGGAIGFVVSSVLLDLLRTPYVVVPLLALVAFFGVLVVTATPLYQVPERLAELGDRLLGREHYDDEPTRPVRTRGRKGEDDEIDPDLGDPAYDTPVLEDREARKRGRKKDAIDVALEEDDLHDVGVDLFSPEAEDEVEVEVDLDLPPTRGPDDTAERPAVKGDLVPPPHTPLPARVEQLALSGDVVYSLPADEVLKPGSVHKARSKASDAVVDRLMQVMDEFTIDAQVTGYTRGPTVTRYEVELGPGVKVEKIMNIQKNIAYAVASADVRILSPIPGKSAVGVEIPNVDKEIVSLGDVLRSNASRSAHHPMIAGLGKDVEGGFVVANLAKMPHLLVAGATGSGKSSFINSMITSVLMRSTPDEVRMIMVDPKRVELNAYEGVPHLITPIITNPKKAAEALAWVVREMDLRYDDLANFGFRHIDDFNKAVRAGTVELPAGSERVLSPYPYLLVIVDELADLMMVAPRDVEDAIVRITQLARAAGIHLVLATQRPSVDVVTGLIKANVPSRLAFATSSVTDSRVILDQPGAEKLVGQGDGLFLPMGASKPIRVQGAWVTEAEIAQVVKHCKGQLEPTYREDVTAPAASKRDLDDDIGDDLDLVIQAVELVVSTQFGSTSMLQRKLRVGFAKAGRLMDIMESRGVVGPSEGSKARDVLVKPDEIDGVIATLQGEM; this comes from the coding sequence ATGGCGACCCGTACGTCTTCCCCGCCGGGGTCGCGGAGCAAGAGCACGTCCACTTCCGGGTCGCGAGGCTCGGGACGAAGCGGCTCGAGCACCCGTGCCCGGAGTACCAGTACCAGCCGCACCAGTTCGTCGCGGACCGGCAAGCAGCCGGCCAAGCGACCCACGAAGCGCGCCCCCGCGAAGAGCTCTCGGGGGCGGACCTCGCGCCCGGCACCCCGAGCGGTGCGCAGCGGGCCCGGACCGGTCGCCCGACTGTTCACCGGGCTCGTCCGCGGCCTGGTCGCGGTCTGGCTCGCCGTCGCGCACGGCATCGGAGCGGCCGCTCGCGGCATCGGACGCAGTGCCCGAGACCTCGACCCGGCGCACCGACGAGACGGCGCCGGCCTGTTCCTCATCGGCATCGCCCTGGTGGTCGCGGCCGCGGTCTGGTTCCAGCCCGGCGGCGACGTCATGGGCTTCACCCGCACCGCGGTCGCCGGCACGGTCGGCAAGCTCGGCTGGTTCGTCCCGCTCGTCTTGGTGTGGACCGGCTGGCGGACCCTGCGCGACCCCGAGCAGAACGGCCCGGTCGGGCGTCAGGTGATCGGCTGGACGGCCGTCGCCTTCGGCGTGCTCGGCATCGTGCACGTCGCCAACGGCTCACCCGAGCCGATCGACGGCGACACCGGGCCGCTGCAGGACGCCGGCGGAGCCATCGGCTTCGTGGTCTCCTCGGTCCTGCTCGACCTGCTCCGCACGCCGTACGTCGTCGTGCCGCTGCTGGCCCTGGTCGCGTTCTTCGGCGTCCTCGTCGTCACCGCGACCCCGCTCTACCAGGTGCCCGAGCGGCTCGCCGAGCTCGGCGACCGGCTGCTCGGCCGCGAGCACTACGACGACGAGCCGACCCGCCCGGTGCGCACCCGGGGCCGCAAGGGCGAGGACGACGAGATCGACCCCGACCTCGGCGACCCGGCGTACGACACGCCCGTCCTGGAGGACCGCGAGGCCCGCAAGCGCGGCCGCAAGAAGGACGCGATCGACGTGGCGCTGGAGGAGGACGACCTGCACGACGTCGGCGTCGACCTCTTCTCGCCCGAGGCGGAGGACGAGGTCGAGGTCGAGGTCGACCTCGACCTGCCCCCGACCCGCGGCCCCGACGACACCGCGGAGCGTCCTGCGGTCAAGGGCGACCTGGTGCCGCCGCCGCACACCCCGCTGCCCGCCCGGGTCGAGCAGCTCGCTCTCTCCGGCGACGTCGTCTACTCGCTGCCGGCCGACGAGGTGCTCAAGCCCGGCTCGGTGCACAAGGCGAGGTCGAAGGCCAGCGACGCGGTCGTCGACCGGCTGATGCAGGTGATGGACGAGTTCACCATCGACGCCCAGGTCACCGGCTACACCCGCGGCCCGACGGTCACGCGCTACGAGGTCGAGCTCGGCCCGGGCGTCAAGGTCGAGAAGATCATGAACATCCAGAAGAACATCGCCTACGCGGTGGCCTCCGCCGACGTGCGGATCCTCTCGCCGATCCCGGGCAAGTCCGCGGTCGGCGTGGAGATCCCCAACGTCGACAAGGAGATCGTCTCCCTGGGTGACGTGCTGCGCTCCAACGCGTCCCGGTCGGCGCACCACCCGATGATCGCCGGGCTCGGCAAGGACGTCGAGGGCGGCTTCGTGGTCGCGAACCTGGCCAAGATGCCGCACCTGCTCGTCGCCGGCGCCACGGGCTCGGGCAAGTCGTCGTTCATCAACTCGATGATCACCTCGGTCCTGATGCGCTCCACGCCCGACGAGGTGCGGATGATCATGGTCGACCCCAAGCGGGTCGAGCTGAACGCCTACGAGGGCGTCCCGCACCTGATCACCCCGATCATCACCAACCCCAAGAAGGCCGCCGAGGCGCTGGCCTGGGTCGTGCGCGAGATGGACCTGCGCTACGACGACCTGGCCAACTTCGGCTTCCGCCACATCGACGACTTCAACAAGGCGGTCCGGGCCGGCACCGTCGAGCTGCCGGCCGGCTCGGAGCGCGTGCTGTCGCCGTACCCGTACCTGCTGGTGATCGTCGACGAGCTCGCCGACCTGATGATGGTCGCCCCGCGCGACGTCGAGGACGCGATCGTGCGGATCACCCAGCTGGCGCGGGCGGCGGGCATCCACCTGGTGCTGGCGACCCAGCGGCCCTCGGTCGACGTGGTCACCGGCCTGATCAAGGCCAACGTGCCGTCGCGGCTGGCCTTCGCCACCTCCTCCGTCACCGACAGCCGGGTCATCCTGGACCAGCCGGGTGCGGAGAAGCTGGTCGGCCAGGGCGACGGGCTGTTCCTGCCGATGGGTGCCTCCAAGCCGATCCGGGTGCAGGGGGCGTGGGTGACCGAGGCGGAGATCGCCCAGGTCGTCAAGCACTGCAAGGGCCAGCTGGAGCCGACCTACCGCGAGGACGTCACGGCTCCGGCCGCGTCCAAGCGCGACCTCGACGACGACATCGGCGACGACCTGGACCTGGTGATCCAGGCGGTCGAGCTGGTCGTGTCGACCCAGTTCGGCTCGACCTCGATGCTGCAGCGCAAGCTGCGGGTCGGCTTCGCCAAGGCCGGCCGGTTGATGGACATCATGGAGAGCCGCGGCGTGGTCGGACCCAGCGAGGGCTCCAAGGCCCGCGACGTGCTGGTCAAGCCCGACGAGATCGACGGCGTCATCGCGACCCTGCAGGGGGAGATGTGA
- a CDS encoding response regulator, translated as MTDARSDLRVLVVDDDFMVASIHTRFVDRTPGFVVVGQAATGASAIAEVQRLAPDLVLLDVHLPDLSGIEVLRRLRGAGNGVGVIVVTAAREVDTVRAASAGGAAHYLVKPFEYDDLVARLEAFRQSHGALAGSEVPDQHDIDAVFAPVGRTRVALPKGLSPETAALVLAALADGELSAAECAERVGVSRVSARRYLEHFVAEGRSAVRLQYGGGGRPERRYRRTT; from the coding sequence ATGACCGACGCTCGTAGCGACCTTCGCGTGCTCGTCGTCGACGACGACTTCATGGTCGCCTCGATCCACACCCGGTTCGTCGACCGCACGCCCGGCTTCGTCGTCGTCGGGCAGGCCGCCACCGGCGCGAGCGCGATCGCCGAGGTGCAGCGGCTCGCCCCGGACCTGGTGCTCCTCGACGTACACCTGCCGGACCTCAGCGGCATCGAGGTGCTGCGCCGGCTCCGCGGTGCCGGCAACGGCGTCGGGGTGATCGTGGTGACCGCGGCCCGGGAGGTCGACACGGTCCGGGCGGCCTCCGCCGGGGGTGCCGCGCACTACCTCGTCAAGCCGTTCGAGTACGACGATCTCGTCGCCCGCCTCGAGGCGTTCCGCCAGTCGCACGGCGCACTCGCCGGTTCGGAGGTGCCCGACCAGCACGACATCGACGCGGTCTTCGCGCCGGTGGGCCGCACCCGGGTCGCGCTCCCCAAGGGCCTGAGCCCGGAGACCGCCGCCCTGGTCCTCGCCGCCCTCGCGGACGGCGAGCTGTCAGCCGCCGAGTGTGCCGAGCGGGTCGGGGTCTCCCGGGTCAGCGCGCGGCGCTACCTGGAGCACTTCGTCGCCGAGGGCCGCTCCGCCGTCCGCCTGCAGTACGGCGGTGGCGGGCGGCCCGAGCGACGCTACCGGCGTACGACGTAG
- a CDS encoding helix-turn-helix transcriptional regulator, with protein MSEQLHDHDHDHETETETTDRVEATAPATEVTVRRNAGLAGAIGAAAAVVAILYLSRASGSGAWLDWAICLVMGVVAAAWLQAFVDARTPLLVADAQGLRVRQGRAWHGMPWEAVEALEHLPRTSVLRDGRLEVFPVEGEPLSVPLSLSVRVTGAGDDLTAALDALAAGAAEVVEVYDDYADEPESAESAEEPAEVPEPEPEPAESAPVVLTRAATSADSAEDEAGDVVEERRLPDPRPWLAGAINGLARLRRTPAEGRADGPTEDEAISEEQVAAQEDSTPTPSPLRDPVSAARIEVRSDLATADEDDIEHTAVRALRRPGRVDLVEESVPAESAPVVPTRTTIADDSAVEPEPAADPVIGPQLAAARERLRLSVDQLAERTRIRPHVIESIEVDDFAPCGGDFYARGHLRTLARIVGIDVAPLLATYEERYADAPVNARRVFEAELATGSGSIRGTRGGPSWSVLVAAVMVLVLAWSVARLFMDGTVALDKEPPLDGSAGLSSSATGSVTSLRLDAAGGGAAVKVVDGDGQLVFTGDLAFGQVKTLKKVVTPIKVTSSDGSLVVALGDGDPKKIGQTGERATQTYVVRR; from the coding sequence GTGAGCGAACAGCTGCACGACCACGACCACGACCACGAGACCGAGACCGAGACCACCGATCGGGTCGAGGCCACCGCCCCGGCCACCGAGGTGACCGTGCGCCGCAACGCCGGCCTGGCCGGCGCCATCGGCGCCGCCGCGGCCGTCGTCGCGATCCTCTATCTCTCCCGCGCGAGCGGGTCCGGCGCCTGGCTGGACTGGGCCATCTGCCTGGTCATGGGCGTCGTCGCGGCGGCCTGGCTGCAGGCCTTCGTCGACGCCCGGACCCCGCTGCTGGTCGCGGACGCCCAGGGCCTGCGGGTCCGGCAGGGCCGGGCCTGGCACGGCATGCCGTGGGAGGCCGTCGAGGCGCTCGAGCACCTGCCGCGCACCAGCGTGCTGCGCGACGGCCGGCTGGAGGTCTTCCCGGTCGAGGGCGAGCCGCTGTCCGTGCCGCTGTCGCTCTCGGTCCGGGTCACCGGCGCCGGTGACGACCTCACCGCTGCCCTCGACGCCCTCGCCGCGGGTGCGGCCGAGGTGGTCGAGGTGTACGACGACTACGCCGACGAGCCGGAGTCCGCCGAGTCGGCGGAGGAGCCGGCCGAGGTGCCCGAGCCCGAGCCCGAACCCGCCGAGTCAGCACCAGTAGTGCTGACTCGCGCCGCCACTTCTGCTGACTCGGCGGAGGACGAGGCCGGGGATGTTGTGGAGGAGCGGCGGTTGCCCGACCCGCGGCCCTGGCTGGCCGGCGCGATCAACGGGCTGGCGCGGCTGCGGCGTACTCCTGCCGAGGGACGGGCCGACGGGCCGACCGAGGACGAGGCGATCTCCGAGGAGCAGGTGGCCGCCCAGGAGGACAGCACACCCACGCCGTCCCCGCTGCGCGACCCGGTCTCCGCCGCCCGCATCGAGGTCCGCAGCGACCTCGCGACGGCGGACGAGGACGACATCGAGCACACGGCGGTGCGTGCCCTGCGCCGCCCCGGCCGGGTCGACCTGGTCGAGGAGTCCGTGCCCGCCGAGTCAGCACCAGTGGTGCCGACTCGGACCACCATTGCTGATGACTCGGCGGTCGAGCCCGAGCCCGCCGCGGACCCGGTGATCGGTCCGCAGCTGGCCGCGGCCCGCGAGCGGCTCCGGCTGAGCGTGGACCAGCTGGCGGAGCGCACCCGGATCCGTCCGCACGTGATCGAGTCGATCGAGGTCGACGACTTCGCGCCGTGCGGCGGCGACTTCTACGCCCGCGGCCACCTCCGGACGCTGGCCCGGATCGTCGGCATCGACGTGGCCCCGCTGCTCGCGACCTACGAGGAGCGGTACGCCGACGCTCCCGTGAACGCCCGCCGGGTCTTCGAGGCCGAGCTGGCGACCGGCAGCGGCAGCATCCGCGGCACCCGGGGCGGGCCGAGCTGGTCGGTGCTCGTGGCGGCCGTGATGGTGCTGGTGCTCGCCTGGTCGGTCGCCCGGCTGTTCATGGACGGGACCGTCGCGCTCGACAAGGAGCCGCCGCTGGACGGCTCGGCCGGGCTGAGCAGCAGCGCGACCGGCTCGGTCACCTCGCTGCGGCTGGACGCGGCCGGCGGCGGCGCGGCGGTCAAGGTGGTCGACGGTGACGGACAGCTGGTCTTCACCGGCGACCTGGCCTTCGGCCAGGTGAAGACCCTGAAGAAGGTCGTCACGCCGATCAAGGTCACCAGCTCCGACGGCTCGCTCGTGGTCGCGCTGGGCGACGGCGACCCGAAGAAGATCGGGCAGACCGGCGAGCGCGCCACCCAGACCTACGTCGTACGCCGGTAG